The following coding sequences lie in one Paracidovorax avenae genomic window:
- a CDS encoding ABC transporter permease has protein sequence MSTAVSPPPAARMPAKQSVAAWWQAAPLTLVFVLFFLVPLGLVLMVSFWDFSEYELLPGFTFKNYVSIFEGCGNLGQLCVTLGTYLSTLKFSLLVWGITLVLGFAVAYFLAFHVRSAGLQTLLFVLCTIPFWTSNVIRMISWVPLLGRNGLVNQTLMQMRLIDSPIEWLLFSDFSVVLAFVHLYTMFMIVPIFNSMMRIDRSLIEAAGDAGASGWQTLWNVVIPLSRTGIVIGSIFVITIVMGDFVTIGVMGGQQIASVGKIIQVQTSYLQFPLAAANAVILLAIVLMIIWGLTRLVDLRKEL, from the coding sequence ATGAGCACTGCCGTTTCTCCTCCTCCTGCGGCCCGCATGCCGGCGAAGCAGAGCGTTGCCGCCTGGTGGCAGGCGGCGCCGCTCACGCTGGTGTTCGTGCTGTTCTTCCTGGTGCCGCTGGGGCTGGTGCTGATGGTGAGCTTCTGGGATTTCAGCGAGTACGAGCTGCTGCCCGGGTTCACCTTCAAGAACTACGTGTCCATCTTCGAGGGGTGCGGCAACCTGGGGCAGCTGTGCGTCACGCTCGGCACCTACCTGTCCACGCTCAAGTTCAGCCTGCTGGTGTGGGGCATCACGCTGGTGCTGGGGTTCGCGGTGGCGTATTTCCTGGCGTTCCACGTGCGGTCGGCGGGGCTGCAGACGCTGCTGTTCGTGCTCTGCACCATCCCGTTCTGGACGTCGAACGTGATCCGCATGATCTCCTGGGTGCCGCTGCTCGGGCGCAACGGGCTGGTGAACCAGACGCTGATGCAGATGCGCCTGATCGATTCGCCCATCGAGTGGCTGCTGTTCTCGGATTTCTCGGTGGTGCTCGCGTTCGTGCACCTCTACACCATGTTCATGATCGTGCCCATCTTCAACAGCATGATGCGCATCGACCGCAGCCTGATCGAGGCCGCGGGCGACGCGGGCGCGAGCGGCTGGCAGACGCTGTGGAACGTGGTCATTCCGCTGTCGCGCACCGGCATCGTCATCGGTTCCATCTTCGTCATCACCATCGTCATGGGCGACTTCGTCACCATCGGCGTGATGGGTGGGCAGCAGATCGCCTCGGTGGGCAAGATCATCCAGGTGCAGACCTCGTACCTGCAGTTCCCGCTCGCGGCCGCCAACGCGGTCATCCTGCTGGCGATCGTGCTGATGATCATCTGGGGCCTCACCCGCCTCGTGGACCTGCGCAAGGAACTGTGA
- a CDS encoding ABC transporter permease gives MARPREPRPASFWPLACVFALFVLFMYGPMLVIFILSFQGPEGGLTFPLRGLSLHWFRQLAEGLGVVDIGAALRRSLALGLAVMACTVAFSVLAGLAFRKRLAGGNLLFLMVVASLIMPSIIVSLGIGLEFRLIDTGAKAVLERLGWQEALEGYGTSLGLFTSALGAHLTWTLPFGLLIMFAVFNRFNPAYEEAARDLGATPWQTFRHVVLPLIAPSVVGIGMFGFTLSWDEIARTSQAIGDVNTLPLELQGLTTTVTTPAIYALGTVTTVVSFAVMGAALALAWMLRRRGGRAR, from the coding sequence ATGGCCCGTCCCCGCGAACCCCGCCCGGCCAGCTTCTGGCCGCTCGCCTGCGTCTTCGCCCTGTTCGTGCTGTTCATGTACGGGCCGATGCTGGTGATCTTCATCCTGAGCTTCCAGGGCCCCGAGGGCGGCCTCACCTTCCCGCTGCGCGGGCTGTCGCTGCACTGGTTCCGCCAGCTCGCCGAAGGCCTCGGCGTGGTGGACATCGGCGCCGCGCTGCGCCGCTCGCTGGCCCTGGGCCTGGCCGTGATGGCCTGCACCGTGGCGTTCTCGGTGCTCGCGGGCCTGGCTTTCCGCAAGCGCCTCGCGGGCGGCAACCTGCTGTTCCTCATGGTCGTGGCCAGCCTCATCATGCCGTCCATCATCGTGTCGCTCGGCATCGGGCTGGAGTTCCGCCTGATCGACACCGGCGCCAAGGCGGTGCTGGAACGGCTGGGCTGGCAGGAGGCGCTGGAGGGCTACGGCACTTCGCTGGGCCTCTTCACCTCCGCCCTCGGGGCGCACCTCACCTGGACGCTGCCCTTCGGCCTGCTCATCATGTTCGCGGTGTTCAACCGCTTCAATCCCGCCTACGAAGAGGCCGCGCGCGACCTGGGCGCCACGCCCTGGCAGACCTTCCGGCACGTGGTGCTGCCGCTCATCGCGCCCTCGGTGGTGGGCATCGGCATGTTCGGGTTCACGCTGAGCTGGGACGAGATCGCGCGCACCTCCCAGGCCATCGGCGACGTGAACACGCTGCCGCTCGAACTGCAGGGCCTCACCACCACCGTCACCACCCCCGCCATCTACGCGCTGGGCACGGTGACCACCGTGGTCTCGTTCGCGGTCATGGGCGCGGCGCTCGCGCTGGCCTGGATGCTGCGGCGGCGCGGAGGGCGCGCCCGATGA
- a CDS encoding GntR family transcriptional regulator, with the protein MSTGLPPRRRSSGGAARARTAPRPARPWPASEEPGTEPGSGAEGLSDQQMYERMVSAILDHRLPPGTKLVEDKLALAFGVSRTRVRPVLVRLAGEQVVTLTPRRGASIARPTVDEAREVFEARRLIEPRLVALFVQRATPADVARLVDTVAQEEAARQGGDMRRAIRLSGDFHLHIAQAAGHATLGRILSELVSRTSLILMAYSPSHAQAREEATACGCREHRALIDAIRLRDAAEAGRRMLDHLARIESQLAFEPPEGGVPDLVELLGGGA; encoded by the coding sequence ATGAGCACCGGCCTGCCGCCGCGGCGGCGCAGCTCGGGCGGCGCGGCCCGCGCCAGGACCGCGCCCCGGCCGGCCAGGCCCTGGCCGGCCAGCGAAGAGCCCGGTACGGAGCCCGGCAGCGGTGCCGAGGGGCTGAGCGACCAGCAGATGTACGAGCGCATGGTCTCCGCCATCCTGGACCACCGCCTGCCGCCCGGCACCAAGCTCGTGGAAGACAAGCTGGCCCTGGCCTTCGGCGTCTCGCGCACCCGCGTGCGGCCGGTGCTCGTGCGCCTGGCCGGCGAGCAGGTGGTCACGCTCACGCCGCGGCGCGGCGCCTCCATCGCCCGCCCCACGGTGGACGAGGCCCGCGAGGTGTTCGAGGCCCGCCGCCTCATCGAGCCGCGCCTCGTCGCGCTCTTCGTGCAGCGCGCCACGCCCGCCGACGTGGCGCGACTCGTGGACACCGTGGCGCAGGAAGAGGCGGCCCGCCAGGGCGGCGACATGCGCCGCGCCATCCGCCTCTCGGGCGACTTCCACCTGCACATCGCGCAGGCCGCCGGGCACGCCACCCTGGGCCGCATCCTCAGCGAACTCGTGTCCCGCACCTCGCTCATCCTCATGGCCTACAGCCCCAGCCATGCCCAGGCGCGCGAGGAGGCCACCGCCTGCGGCTGCCGCGAGCACCGCGCGCTCATCGACGCCATCCGCCTGCGCGACGCGGCGGAGGCTGGCCGGCGCATGCTGGACCACCTCGCTCGCATCGAATCGCAACTGGCGTTCGAGCCGCCGGAGGGCGGAGTCCCGGACCTCGTGGAACTGCTCGGGGGCGGCGCATGA
- a CDS encoding aspartate/glutamate racemase family protein: protein MSGASPAPQARARTLLVINPNTSTAVSGLLQRHVQAAAVPHAAVRTVTARFGAPYIACEASYAVAGHAVLDAWAEALAAPPPAPDAVLIGCFGDPGLFALRECSPVPVTGLAEASFLAAARHGRFGIVTGGERWEAMLLRLAQALGHADRLAGVRTVAPSGAELAADPAGAQALLARACQAMAREPGVQAVVLGGAGLAGMAKAVQPQVDVPVIDSVEAGAWWALQAPLPAGRGAPGCDVAWQAVSPALARLGIVEGAR, encoded by the coding sequence ATGAGCGGTGCATCCCCTGCGCCGCAGGCCCGCGCACGCACGCTGCTGGTCATCAATCCCAACACCTCCACCGCCGTCAGCGGGCTGCTGCAGCGCCACGTGCAGGCCGCTGCCGTCCCCCATGCGGCCGTGCGCACGGTGACTGCGCGCTTCGGCGCACCCTACATCGCCTGCGAGGCCAGCTACGCCGTGGCCGGCCATGCCGTGCTGGACGCCTGGGCCGAAGCGCTCGCGGCGCCGCCGCCCGCGCCCGACGCCGTGCTGATCGGCTGCTTCGGCGATCCGGGCCTGTTCGCGCTCCGGGAATGCAGCCCCGTGCCGGTCACCGGGCTGGCCGAGGCGTCGTTCCTGGCGGCCGCGCGCCATGGCCGCTTCGGCATCGTCACGGGCGGTGAACGTTGGGAAGCCATGCTGCTGCGGCTCGCGCAGGCGCTGGGCCATGCGGACCGGCTGGCCGGTGTGCGCACCGTGGCACCCTCGGGCGCGGAGCTTGCGGCCGATCCCGCCGGAGCGCAGGCCTTGCTCGCCCGGGCGTGCCAGGCCATGGCGCGCGAGCCCGGCGTGCAGGCCGTGGTGCTGGGCGGGGCAGGGCTCGCAGGCATGGCGAAGGCCGTGCAGCCCCAGGTGGACGTGCCCGTCATCGACAGCGTGGAGGCCGGCGCGTGGTGGGCCCTGCAGGCGCCGTTGCCCGCAGGGCGGGGGGCACCCGGCTGCGATGTGGCGTGGCAGGCGGTATCCCCTGCGCTGGCCCGTCTTGGGATCGTGGAGGGCGCACGGTGA
- a CDS encoding tyrosinase family protein has protein sequence MHRPDTSRRDALLQLAGLTASFFAAGPARADDIPADNPQDCAPPKPTGPAKPFAGGQIPVRPRKSAFALTDTEIASLTRGWQNLKALTEKDPASPIGWLRQSYVHCWACGGGTDGMQGEEIHDSWWFLPWHRSYLFFLERALVKASGDPDLRLPYWDWSTQSPDTQTFPQIYANPSSALYNPLRDPEHVKPGARIPLEYVGPRAMYLVLGAPTFSLFGGTDPSQPNAGPGQLERIPHNKIHVWTGTAQGMAPNYGSDMGVLATAARDPVFFCHHANVDRMWPSWLATSPGNANPTDAAWLNHAWNFYDENGVWTSIKVQDVLRSEALGYAYDSLAKAPPLGRLGRRRPMAAAAATPPSPARSAPAPAPLVLAGPQERVLRSAPATFSVRIPPTLRRPLQALAANSSPRLYLLNIDGVSSPAHLSVSAKVFVNMPNATAETSTETPQFVGFISRVAKARGTASGHAHHGGARYSFLIDEDLASVLADAPAVSVTIVPVGPDGGAPTRSEIRYGGITITPLEGN, from the coding sequence ATGCATCGACCAGACACGTCCCGCAGGGACGCGCTTCTTCAACTCGCGGGCCTCACGGCCAGCTTCTTCGCGGCGGGCCCGGCACGGGCCGACGACATCCCCGCGGACAACCCACAGGATTGCGCACCGCCCAAGCCCACGGGCCCGGCGAAGCCGTTTGCCGGCGGCCAAATTCCCGTCAGGCCGCGCAAGAGCGCCTTCGCGCTGACCGACACGGAGATCGCCAGCCTTACCCGGGGCTGGCAGAACCTGAAGGCCCTGACGGAGAAGGACCCTGCCAGCCCCATCGGCTGGCTGCGGCAGAGCTACGTGCATTGCTGGGCCTGCGGAGGCGGCACCGACGGCATGCAGGGGGAGGAGATCCACGACAGCTGGTGGTTCCTGCCGTGGCACCGCTCCTACCTGTTTTTCCTGGAGCGTGCCCTGGTCAAGGCCTCGGGCGATCCCGACCTTCGCCTGCCCTACTGGGACTGGAGTACGCAGAGCCCCGACACCCAGACCTTCCCGCAGATCTACGCAAACCCGTCGAGCGCACTCTACAACCCGCTGCGCGATCCCGAGCACGTGAAGCCGGGTGCGCGGATTCCCCTGGAATACGTGGGCCCGCGCGCGATGTACCTGGTGCTGGGCGCGCCGACGTTCTCGCTGTTCGGGGGAACCGATCCGAGCCAGCCGAACGCGGGACCCGGCCAGCTCGAGCGCATCCCTCATAACAAGATTCACGTCTGGACAGGCACCGCGCAGGGCATGGCGCCCAATTACGGCTCCGACATGGGGGTGCTGGCCACAGCCGCGCGGGATCCGGTCTTCTTCTGCCACCACGCCAACGTGGACCGGATGTGGCCGAGCTGGCTTGCCACGTCGCCCGGCAACGCCAATCCCACCGACGCCGCCTGGCTCAACCATGCCTGGAACTTCTACGACGAGAACGGCGTCTGGACCTCGATCAAGGTGCAGGACGTGCTCCGCTCCGAGGCGCTGGGCTATGCCTATGACTCGCTTGCCAAGGCGCCCCCGCTGGGCCGCCTGGGTCGCCGCCGGCCGATGGCGGCGGCAGCGGCCACGCCGCCCTCACCCGCCAGATCGGCGCCCGCCCCCGCACCGCTGGTGCTCGCCGGGCCGCAGGAACGCGTGCTGCGCTCCGCTCCGGCCACGTTCTCGGTGCGCATCCCGCCCACGCTGCGGCGCCCCCTGCAGGCGCTCGCGGCGAACAGTTCGCCACGGCTGTACCTGCTGAACATCGACGGCGTTTCGTCCCCTGCGCATCTCAGCGTCAGCGCCAAGGTGTTCGTCAACATGCCCAACGCCACGGCCGAGACCAGCACCGAGACACCGCAGTTCGTGGGCTTCATCTCGCGCGTGGCCAAGGCACGGGGCACGGCCTCCGGGCACGCGCACCACGGAGGCGCACGCTATTCCTTCCTGATCGACGAAGACCTGGCATCCGTACTCGCGGACGCGCCGGCCGTCTCGGTGACGATCGTCCCGGTCGGCCCGGACGGTGGAGCGCCCACCCGCTCCGAGATCCGCTACGGCGGCATCACGATCACGCCGCTGGAAGGCAACTGA
- a CDS encoding MFS family transporter, with protein MSTHTPSAAGAPHPEPRAYTAEEKRHRVFSIMAASSGNLVEWFDFYVYAFAALYFAPAFFPKSDPTAQLLNTAGVFAAGFLMRPIGGWLFGRIADRYGRKTSMLISVTMMCAGSLVIACLPTYAAIGAWAPFLLLVCRLFQGLSVGGEYGTTATYMSEVALRGQRGFFSSFQYVTLIGGQLLAVLVIVILETLLSEAELKAWGWRIPFVIGAISAVVALMLRRTLHETQSDENRKKDDAGSIGGLFRHHKAAFFTVLGYTAGGSLIFYTFTTYMQKYLVNTVGLPIKTTSYVMTGALFLYMCMQPLFGALSDRIGRRNNMLLFGALGALGTVPLLTTLQHVTSPVAAFALIVVALAIVSFYTSISGIVKAEMFPPEVRALGVGLAYAVANAIFGGSAEYVALGLKSLGHESAFFWYVTVMMVVAFLVSLRLPRQASYLHHDH; from the coding sequence ATGAGCACGCACACCCCTTCCGCGGCCGGCGCGCCGCACCCCGAACCCCGCGCCTACACGGCCGAAGAGAAGCGCCACCGGGTCTTCTCGATCATGGCGGCCTCGTCGGGCAACCTCGTGGAATGGTTCGATTTCTACGTGTATGCGTTCGCGGCGCTGTATTTCGCGCCGGCGTTCTTCCCGAAGTCGGACCCCACGGCCCAGCTGCTGAACACGGCGGGCGTGTTCGCCGCGGGCTTTCTCATGCGGCCCATCGGCGGCTGGCTGTTCGGCCGCATCGCGGACCGCTACGGCCGCAAGACATCGATGCTGATCTCGGTCACCATGATGTGCGCGGGCTCGCTGGTGATCGCCTGCCTGCCCACCTACGCGGCCATCGGGGCCTGGGCGCCCTTCCTGCTGCTGGTATGCCGGCTGTTCCAGGGCCTGTCGGTGGGCGGCGAGTACGGCACCACGGCCACCTACATGAGCGAGGTGGCGCTGCGCGGCCAGCGCGGCTTCTTCTCGTCGTTCCAATACGTGACGCTGATCGGCGGGCAGCTGCTGGCGGTGCTGGTGATCGTGATCCTGGAGACGCTGCTGTCCGAGGCCGAGCTCAAGGCCTGGGGCTGGCGCATCCCGTTCGTGATCGGCGCCATCTCGGCGGTGGTCGCGCTGATGCTGCGCCGCACGCTGCACGAGACGCAGAGCGACGAGAACAGGAAGAAGGACGACGCCGGCAGCATCGGCGGCCTCTTCCGCCACCACAAGGCCGCCTTCTTCACGGTGCTGGGCTACACGGCCGGCGGCTCGCTGATCTTCTACACCTTCACGACCTACATGCAGAAGTACCTCGTGAACACGGTGGGCCTGCCGATCAAGACGACCAGCTACGTGATGACCGGCGCGCTGTTCCTCTACATGTGCATGCAGCCCCTCTTCGGCGCGCTGTCGGACCGCATCGGGCGGCGCAACAACATGCTGCTGTTCGGCGCGCTGGGCGCGCTCGGCACGGTGCCGCTCCTCACCACGCTGCAGCACGTGACCAGCCCGGTGGCGGCGTTCGCGCTGATCGTGGTGGCGCTGGCCATCGTGAGCTTCTACACCTCGATCAGCGGCATCGTGAAGGCGGAGATGTTCCCGCCCGAGGTGCGCGCGCTGGGCGTGGGCCTGGCCTACGCGGTGGCCAACGCGATCTTCGGCGGTTCGGCGGAGTACGTCGCGCTGGGCCTGAAGTCGCTGGGGCACGAGTCGGCGTTCTTCTGGTATGTGACGGTGATGATGGTCGTGGCTTTCCTGGTGAGCCTGCGGCTGCCGCGGCAGGCGAGCTATCTGCACCACGATCATTGA
- a CDS encoding YcjF family protein produces the protein MQPEQTRAVMTLALMAAFADDHKDEREREHIRELAQSLGAASGADLMKTYQDVLLGRARLEDAVAALETPAQRLLAFEMAVGVCDADGVCNAQEKAFLERLRAALAIAPSDAGAVTEQADALAGAPVRAAPVEGEDVPPAALAVAAAPVAASAAVSAQDGTGTPGLRAASVSDAEIDSMVLNAAILNGALELLPQSLASMAIIPLQTRLVYRIGKVHGYELDKGHITDFLATVGVGLTSQYVEQFGRKLVGGLLGKVMGGLGRAVGSAATGSAFSFATTYALGKVAQRYYAGGRTLGADALKSAFARTAEEARGLQQRYAPQIQERARGLDVGKLLKELRA, from the coding sequence ATGCAGCCTGAACAGACCCGCGCCGTCATGACCCTGGCCCTGATGGCCGCCTTCGCCGACGACCACAAGGACGAGCGCGAGCGGGAGCACATCCGCGAGCTGGCCCAATCCCTGGGCGCCGCCAGCGGGGCCGACCTGATGAAGACCTACCAGGACGTGCTGCTCGGCCGGGCGCGCCTGGAAGACGCCGTCGCCGCACTCGAAACGCCCGCGCAGCGCCTGCTGGCCTTCGAGATGGCGGTGGGCGTGTGCGATGCCGACGGCGTCTGCAATGCCCAGGAAAAAGCGTTCCTGGAGCGGCTGCGCGCGGCCCTGGCCATCGCCCCGTCCGATGCCGGCGCCGTCACCGAGCAGGCCGACGCCCTGGCCGGCGCTCCCGTGCGGGCCGCGCCCGTGGAGGGAGAGGACGTGCCCCCGGCCGCATTGGCCGTCGCCGCGGCGCCCGTGGCCGCCAGCGCGGCGGTATCCGCGCAAGATGGTACGGGCACTCCCGGCCTGCGTGCGGCCTCGGTGAGCGATGCGGAGATCGACTCCATGGTGCTCAACGCCGCCATCCTGAACGGCGCGCTGGAACTGCTGCCGCAATCCCTCGCCTCCATGGCCATCATCCCGCTGCAGACGCGGCTGGTCTATCGCATCGGCAAGGTCCATGGCTACGAGCTCGACAAGGGCCACATCACCGATTTCCTGGCCACCGTGGGCGTGGGCCTCACCTCGCAGTACGTCGAGCAGTTCGGCCGCAAGCTGGTGGGCGGCCTGCTGGGCAAGGTGATGGGCGGCCTGGGCCGCGCCGTGGGCAGCGCCGCCACCGGGTCCGCGTTCTCCTTCGCCACCACCTACGCCCTCGGCAAGGTCGCGCAGCGCTACTACGCCGGTGGCCGCACCCTGGGCGCCGACGCGCTCAAGTCCGCCTTCGCCCGCACGGCCGAAGAGGCCAGGGGCCTGCAGCAGCGCTATGCGCCCCAGATCCAGGAGCGCGCTCGCGGCCTGGACGTGGGCAAGCTGCTGAAGGAACTGCGGGCCTGA
- a CDS encoding IPTL-CTERM sorting domain-containing protein: MANLPENAAGPVARVQGVGLPQGQPAGAHGKASRLVFIDGGLPDFQQIADAAADDAIVVTLRPGEDAVAQMAAVARGLHGLSSISIVSHGDRGVVSFGSSKLDAGHLHAYRKELAQIGDALAPGGGILLYGCSVGEGAIGHDYLEALARATGAVVAASTNTTGSAALGGDWTLEVSTAALSTAPAFDLDKLARYSHTLPQPSYSSATGYIGEQFFTVVMSVALDTTHLPLASAFNVQVNGTDVSVTGVAAGDSADSVKISINASLLPGDIIDFVYTDPTAGNDTNALQGTDGTDASSMSHSIIVSITRPGPSAPAAPTLDSASDTGQAGDGITSVNTPTISGTAQANATVKLYDTDGTTLLGTAIANSSGNWSITSSVLADGSHTLKVTQTDGSNATSPLSSGLTVKIDTTAPAAPTSLGVTSGSDSGASASDGISNVATPVITGSAEPGATVSLYDTDGITLLGTAVANATTGSWSITSSTLADGTHTLRARQRDAAGNVSVASTPVSYTVDTTAPSGVGLSPTTIFVSAATQSATIGTLSASDSYSVSFALAVGNGTNDADNSRFTISGSTLKVGAAALSAGSYHVYLSATDVAGNIGYKAFTITVLANAAPVASNVSFTGTAQVGRQLSGTYTYTDADQDAQGTSTYRWVRNSVNTGITGGTNAASTQNYTLGSSDEGKYLYFCVVPVALTGTGTGAEVCSSPSSLVVPAPVDGACGSAANAPASLRPAANLCTAGNASTVTTGANQYAWTCAGTQGGNNASCTAPWSNTATGQSQGALSTPAPGDNNNWVLASAGFSSPSAPPPARTSLPYGLANFTLTSGTPGSSASVTINYTSAIPAGAVYMKYGKSPEGYNCSGAACAADHWYQLPSSQVAFSQDRKSITLTIADGAVGDDDLSPNSVIVDPGGPAVLSADAAPIPTLSEWGLLALSGLVAAFAFGAVPRRRRTH; this comes from the coding sequence ATGGCGAATCTTCCAGAAAACGCGGCAGGGCCGGTGGCACGGGTGCAAGGCGTAGGCCTGCCGCAGGGGCAACCGGCCGGCGCGCATGGGAAGGCCAGCCGGCTGGTTTTCATCGATGGCGGTTTGCCGGATTTCCAGCAGATTGCCGATGCCGCTGCCGACGACGCCATCGTGGTCACGCTCAGGCCCGGCGAAGATGCCGTCGCACAGATGGCGGCGGTCGCACGCGGGCTCCACGGGCTTTCGTCCATTTCCATCGTCTCGCATGGCGACCGCGGCGTGGTTTCGTTCGGAAGCTCGAAGCTGGACGCCGGCCATCTGCACGCATACCGGAAAGAGCTTGCGCAGATCGGCGATGCCCTCGCGCCGGGGGGTGGGATCCTGCTGTACGGCTGCAGTGTCGGCGAAGGCGCGATCGGACACGATTACCTGGAGGCCCTGGCACGCGCCACCGGTGCAGTCGTGGCTGCCTCCACGAACACCACGGGCAGCGCGGCACTGGGCGGTGACTGGACGCTGGAAGTTTCCACGGCGGCGCTCTCCACGGCCCCGGCCTTCGACCTGGACAAGCTGGCCCGGTATTCCCACACGCTGCCGCAACCCTCGTATTCGAGCGCCACGGGCTACATCGGCGAGCAATTCTTCACCGTGGTCATGAGCGTGGCGCTGGATACCACGCATTTGCCGCTTGCCAGTGCATTCAATGTCCAGGTGAATGGAACCGATGTCTCCGTGACGGGCGTCGCCGCAGGCGACAGCGCGGATTCCGTGAAGATTTCGATTAACGCCTCCCTGCTTCCGGGAGACATCATCGATTTCGTCTACACCGATCCGACGGCGGGCAACGATACCAACGCGCTGCAAGGGACGGATGGAACCGATGCGTCAAGCATGAGCCACTCGATCATCGTTTCCATCACGCGCCCCGGGCCCTCCGCACCTGCCGCCCCGACGTTGGACAGCGCGAGCGATACGGGACAGGCAGGCGACGGCATCACCTCCGTCAATACGCCGACCATCTCCGGAACGGCCCAGGCCAATGCCACGGTCAAGCTGTACGACACCGATGGAACCACGCTGCTGGGCACGGCGATCGCCAATTCCAGCGGCAACTGGAGCATCACGAGCAGCGTGCTGGCGGATGGTTCGCATACGCTCAAAGTCACGCAAACCGATGGATCGAACGCGACATCTCCCCTGAGCAGCGGGCTGACGGTCAAGATCGACACGACGGCACCCGCGGCTCCCACGTCGCTGGGTGTCACTTCGGGCAGCGACAGCGGCGCCTCCGCCAGCGACGGGATCAGCAATGTCGCCACGCCGGTCATCACGGGCAGCGCCGAACCGGGTGCCACGGTGTCGCTGTACGACACCGATGGCATCACCCTGCTCGGCACGGCGGTTGCCAACGCGACCACCGGCAGCTGGAGCATCACCAGCAGCACGCTGGCCGATGGCACCCACACCCTGAGGGCCAGGCAGCGGGATGCCGCCGGGAATGTATCGGTGGCCTCGACGCCCGTCTCCTATACCGTGGACACCACCGCTCCCTCCGGCGTGGGGCTGTCGCCCACGACCATCTTCGTCAGTGCCGCCACGCAGAGTGCGACGATCGGTACGTTGAGCGCCTCCGACTCTTACAGCGTGAGTTTTGCACTGGCTGTGGGAAACGGAACGAACGATGCCGACAATAGCCGGTTCACGATCAGCGGCAGCACATTGAAGGTGGGGGCGGCGGCCCTCTCGGCCGGCTCGTACCATGTCTACCTGTCTGCGACGGATGTGGCAGGCAACATCGGCTACAAGGCTTTCACGATCACCGTCCTGGCGAATGCCGCGCCGGTCGCCAGCAACGTGTCGTTCACAGGCACGGCGCAAGTGGGCCGTCAGCTATCCGGCACCTACACCTATACCGACGCGGACCAGGACGCGCAGGGCACATCCACCTACCGCTGGGTACGCAACAGCGTGAACACCGGCATCACCGGCGGCACCAATGCCGCCAGCACGCAAAACTACACCCTTGGCAGCAGCGACGAAGGAAAGTACCTGTACTTCTGCGTGGTGCCGGTGGCCCTGACCGGTACCGGCACGGGGGCCGAGGTGTGTTCGAGCCCGTCCAGCCTCGTGGTTCCCGCTCCCGTCGATGGCGCCTGTGGATCCGCAGCCAACGCCCCCGCCAGCCTCCGGCCAGCCGCCAACCTGTGCACGGCGGGCAATGCTTCCACCGTGACCACCGGGGCGAACCAGTATGCCTGGACATGCGCCGGCACCCAGGGTGGAAACAATGCCTCCTGCACGGCTCCCTGGAGCAATACCGCCACCGGGCAAAGCCAAGGGGCCTTGTCCACGCCGGCCCCTGGTGACAACAACAACTGGGTTCTCGCCAGCGCGGGCTTCTCCAGCCCGTCGGCACCTCCACCCGCCCGGACCAGCCTGCCTTACGGCCTGGCCAACTTCACGCTGACCAGCGGCACCCCCGGCTCGTCCGCGAGCGTGACCATCAACTACACCTCGGCCATCCCGGCCGGCGCGGTGTACATGAAATACGGAAAGAGCCCGGAGGGCTACAACTGCTCCGGAGCCGCCTGCGCCGCCGACCACTGGTACCAGTTGCCTTCCAGCCAGGTGGCGTTTTCGCAGGACCGCAAGAGCATCACGCTGACGATCGCCGACGGAGCCGTGGGCGACGACGATCTGAGCCCGAACAGCGTCATCGTCGATCCGGGCGGCCCTGCCGTGCTGTCGGCGGACGCGGCCCCCATTCCCACGTTGTCCGAATGGGGCCTGCTGGCGCTGAGCGGGCTGGTCGCGGCCTTCGCGTTCGGAGCAGTGCCACGGCGCCGCCGGACACACTGA
- the nth gene encoding endonuclease III: MKTAQIEPFFAALKAANPQPNTELEYTTVFELLAAVLLSAQATDVGVNKATRKLFPVAGTPQAILDLGLEGLEGYIKTIGLYRSKARHLMETCRILVERHGGTVPRTREELEALPGVGRKTANVVLNVAFGQPTMAVDTHIFRVSNRTGLAPGKNPLAVEMQLLQRVPAEYAVDSHHWLILLGRYVCQARKPRCWECVVAPWCDYQPKTPAP; this comes from the coding sequence ATGAAAACCGCGCAGATCGAACCCTTCTTCGCCGCGCTGAAGGCCGCCAACCCCCAGCCCAACACCGAGCTGGAGTACACCACCGTCTTCGAACTGCTGGCCGCCGTGCTGCTGTCGGCCCAGGCCACCGACGTGGGCGTGAACAAGGCCACGCGCAAGCTGTTCCCGGTGGCGGGCACGCCGCAGGCCATCCTCGACCTGGGGCTGGAAGGGCTGGAGGGCTACATCAAGACCATCGGCCTGTACCGCAGCAAGGCCCGCCACCTGATGGAGACCTGCCGCATCCTGGTGGAGCGCCACGGCGGCACCGTGCCGCGCACGCGCGAGGAACTGGAAGCACTGCCCGGCGTGGGCCGCAAGACCGCCAACGTGGTGCTGAACGTGGCCTTCGGCCAGCCCACCATGGCGGTGGACACGCACATCTTCCGCGTGAGCAACCGCACGGGCCTCGCCCCCGGCAAGAACCCGCTGGCCGTGGAAATGCAGTTGCTGCAACGCGTGCCCGCCGAATATGCCGTCGATTCGCACCACTGGCTCATCCTGCTGGGCCGCTACGTCTGCCAGGCGCGAAAGCCACGCTGCTGGGAATGCGTGGTGGCGCCGTGGTGCGATTACCAGCCGAAGACGCCGGCGCCCTGA